In the genome of Romeriopsis navalis LEGE 11480, one region contains:
- a CDS encoding di-heme oxidoredictase family protein, protein MTLVAFVLAQVMRPSPSVQATSPLLAPAPRQILGSYDYFGQVLSPAAAADLVKSNGLNPNNPRSYDQVGAVKITQPLLDAGEKIFLNREIGDRFGLQRVLGFQLGIARILPEVGVAIAQQKGQPTSNLTIKLLRDLQLGSTVFPKGTPIRTGLDLAPKSFLPIGLKLPGDITCAICHVAVSPSGKQLKGVPNEDVAAQILVALSPNSAAGFARLNLNPLNPAFQGNGKTILDSQGQLVKLPDPQKFEQAFDDLLLAVPFGHFESSPDTINNTTQIPTVFTHGTAPYGWSGESAIGPFGGLSVLNNSVHSSEVNLLAAGQRSAETIGVDPEVYLGVVLQNAADRRLRIPDGVKPSEWLRKVAPDVNRAELQDQVALPGTGRYPRLQPSLLAFNGLGFSPPTRDRRDIARGKFFFANNAMSAWQDSLQPPANQSASNRDALGNGSVDRGAQVFQDANCASCHIPPFFTDKKIHPIAELGTNPARGESRLATNSILVAPQLYSFDTSVPVRGNAKVLDVPAPQKLFDDDRSLPRDLLPDGGYDTPSLLGLYVSAPYLHDGGVAVSKNALAVGNDGSFQVVDPKGLGLSGTLSQGIPADAANSLRALLDRQLRSSVIQTNQLNPALQVSNLDGTGHGFYVDGTAGFSQQQQQDLINFLLALDDNPAQF, encoded by the coding sequence GTGACGCTCGTAGCGTTTGTGTTGGCCCAGGTGATGCGTCCATCACCGTCGGTTCAAGCCACTTCGCCGCTACTGGCTCCGGCACCACGCCAGATTTTGGGTTCCTATGATTATTTCGGTCAAGTTTTATCGCCAGCGGCCGCGGCGGATCTAGTCAAAAGCAATGGTTTGAATCCGAATAATCCACGTTCCTACGATCAAGTTGGGGCCGTGAAAATTACCCAACCATTGCTTGATGCGGGCGAAAAGATTTTTCTCAATCGGGAGATTGGCGATCGCTTCGGTTTGCAGCGTGTGTTGGGTTTTCAATTGGGAATCGCCCGCATCTTGCCGGAGGTGGGGGTGGCAATCGCCCAGCAAAAAGGTCAACCGACGAGCAATCTAACGATTAAGTTGCTGCGTGATCTGCAGTTGGGTAGCACCGTGTTTCCCAAAGGGACGCCGATTCGGACTGGTCTGGATCTGGCGCCCAAGTCTTTTTTGCCGATCGGCTTAAAGCTACCAGGGGACATTACCTGTGCAATTTGCCATGTGGCGGTTTCTCCGAGTGGTAAGCAACTGAAGGGCGTGCCGAATGAAGATGTGGCGGCACAAATTTTAGTTGCCTTATCTCCTAACTCTGCGGCTGGCTTTGCGCGGTTAAATCTCAATCCGTTGAATCCGGCGTTTCAGGGTAATGGTAAGACGATTCTTGATAGTCAAGGGCAGTTGGTGAAATTGCCTGATCCCCAGAAGTTTGAGCAAGCGTTTGATGATCTATTACTGGCCGTTCCGTTTGGTCATTTTGAAAGCTCGCCCGATACAATCAATAACACCACGCAAATTCCCACGGTCTTTACGCACGGTACAGCGCCCTATGGTTGGAGTGGGGAGTCTGCCATTGGTCCATTTGGCGGATTGAGCGTCCTGAATAATTCGGTACATTCGTCGGAGGTCAACCTACTGGCAGCGGGGCAACGGAGTGCGGAGACAATTGGGGTTGATCCCGAAGTCTATTTAGGCGTTGTGCTGCAAAATGCTGCCGATCGCCGATTACGGATTCCTGATGGAGTGAAGCCTTCGGAGTGGTTGCGGAAAGTCGCTCCTGATGTTAATCGAGCAGAATTACAAGATCAAGTCGCTTTGCCGGGGACAGGGCGTTATCCCCGGTTGCAGCCATCGTTACTGGCATTTAATGGTTTGGGCTTCAGCCCACCCACGCGCGATCGCCGCGATATTGCTCGGGGTAAATTCTTTTTTGCGAATAATGCGATGTCGGCTTGGCAGGATAGTTTGCAACCCCCGGCTAACCAGTCGGCATCAAATCGGGATGCGCTGGGGAACGGCTCGGTTGATCGGGGTGCCCAGGTATTTCAAGACGCGAATTGCGCATCCTGCCATATTCCGCCGTTCTTTACGGATAAGAAAATCCATCCAATTGCGGAATTGGGTACAAATCCCGCTCGCGGGGAATCGCGATTAGCCACAAATAGTATTCTGGTCGCCCCGCAACTCTATAGTTTTGACACTTCGGTGCCAGTGCGCGGCAACGCGAAGGTCCTGGATGTGCCAGCACCCCAGAAATTATTTGATGACGATCGTAGTCTCCCCCGTGATTTGCTGCCGGATGGGGGCTATGATACGCCGTCACTGTTAGGGCTGTATGTCTCGGCCCCGTATCTCCATGATGGAGGCGTTGCCGTCAGCAAAAATGCCTTAGCAGTCGGGAATGATGGCAGCTTCCAGGTGGTTGATCCGAAGGGTTTGGGCCTCAGTGGCACCCTGAGTCAGGGCATCCCGGCGGATGCGGCGAATAGTCTCCGGGCGTTGCTCGATCGTCAACTCCGATCGTCCGTGATCCAAACTAACCAACTCAACCCGGCTTTACAAGTGAGTAATCTTGATGGCACTGGACATGGATTTTATGTCGATGGTACTGCCGGTTTTAGCCAACAGCAGCAGCAAGATTTAATTAATTTTTTGTTGGCTCTGGATGACAATCCGGCCCAGTTTTAG
- a CDS encoding DUF732 domain-containing protein yields MKFAIGICCIANLMITARVGQAQTPQPHPDSICYWQSNGGSTIDLSQICGVQNSPRQSTGINLSALDRYPETIQKQLKQSIQTNPKRFLTQAKTTCRVLRYGGHKAAQVRQQALRKISSSAASLARQQVTTDYAIANYCPEFR; encoded by the coding sequence ATGAAATTCGCCATCGGCATTTGTTGTATTGCCAATTTGATGATTACCGCTCGCGTTGGACAGGCACAAACACCGCAGCCTCATCCGGACAGCATTTGCTACTGGCAATCTAATGGTGGCAGCACGATCGATCTATCCCAGATTTGTGGTGTGCAAAACAGTCCCAGACAATCCACCGGGATTAACTTATCGGCACTCGATCGCTATCCTGAAACAATCCAAAAGCAGCTCAAACAATCGATTCAAACCAATCCCAAACGCTTCCTCACCCAAGCCAAAACCACCTGTCGGGTACTCCGCTATGGTGGCCACAAAGCGGCACAAGTGCGTCAGCAAGCACTCCGCAAAATTTCCTCCAGTGCCGCATCGCTCGCCCGTCAGCAAGTTACAACTGACTACGCGATCGCCAACTACTGTCCCGAATTTCGTTAA
- a CDS encoding PepSY domain-containing protein encodes MRLPQIIRRTHRLLAPIMVMPLVITLLSGSLFQIAAISGKEKQFLWLLDLHRGKFGYFNLELIYPFLNAIGLLTLLITGIIMWLRLPARTPTQAPPS; translated from the coding sequence ATGCGACTTCCCCAAATCATCCGCCGTACGCATCGTCTACTTGCCCCCATCATGGTGATGCCCTTAGTGATTACCCTCTTAAGCGGGTCACTATTTCAAATTGCGGCAATCAGTGGCAAAGAAAAGCAGTTTCTCTGGCTGCTCGATCTACACCGAGGTAAATTTGGCTATTTCAATCTGGAACTAATTTATCCCTTCCTCAATGCGATCGGCTTACTCACACTACTGATTACTGGCATTATCATGTGGTTACGGCTACCGGCCCGAACGCCCACCCAAGCGCCTCCCTCATGA
- a CDS encoding DUF411 domain-containing protein codes for MNRLNFQFPHHWLRRVVIITCLSLISLCITPNSIAATINPTDQPTPSIVSYRSPTCGCCEEWVKRMQTAGFAVEDHITEDIDRVKARYGVPTNLTSCHTAIANGYVIEGHVPPADIQRLMQTAPPAVMGLAAPGMPSGSPGMESEDTPPQSYNVYSFTQTGELAIFQAHPA; via the coding sequence ATGAACCGTCTAAATTTCCAGTTTCCGCACCATTGGCTACGTCGCGTCGTCATCATCACGTGCCTGAGTCTTATCAGCCTCTGCATCACGCCCAATAGCATCGCCGCCACAATCAATCCCACCGATCAGCCCACACCGTCAATCGTTAGCTATCGCAGTCCCACCTGTGGCTGCTGTGAGGAATGGGTAAAACGGATGCAAACCGCTGGTTTTGCGGTGGAAGATCACATTACAGAAGATATCGATCGCGTCAAAGCCCGCTATGGTGTGCCGACAAATCTCACCAGTTGCCATACGGCGATCGCGAACGGTTATGTGATTGAAGGCCATGTCCCCCCGGCCGACATTCAACGATTAATGCAAACTGCGCCACCCGCCGTGATGGGGCTTGCCGCACCCGGCATGCCCAGCGGTTCGCCGGGGATGGAATCCGAGGATACACCACCCCAATCCTACAATGTCTATAGCTTTACCCAGACCGGAGAACTCGCCATCTTTCAGGCACATCCGGCCTAA
- a CDS encoding 4Fe-4S binding protein: MLNNFSERHLYRIRWILLASWLLLILCLFNDTVSFWLTHPSNQYSPWRMASGDCVPMQNGCLGSHQYHVAMPIFWNYVVPGSILVLLVCGHEVWRRVCPLAFISQLPSAIGWQRQTKSSPDKKSSRGKIAPQSWLGRNYLYLQFALLYVGLCARLLLMNAEAIALGIWLIGTMIAALVVGYLYVGKSWCQYFCPMAPVQKVFSQPTGIFTSKAHTESPHLTPQSMCRVAEPTGVDIPACVGCQRVCMDIDAEKNYWESINQPAYRLLYYGYVGLVLGFFTYYYLYAGNWEYFFSGIWARQVGQLAELTHPGFYLNDHAMPLPKWMAVPLYLALSVALTYMLGLVSEWLYFRLARYVNRAWTKTHLRHHLYSGWTFVAFNLFFVFVGKSWGRGLPIWGQRSITLGLVLISVIWLYRMTRRSPERYSREQLTHRFLQQLAKRDLVLPRSWQQRCVAQLSLQEILILIQAIPGYKAAQGKEIYQQMLDEIFAEMDGAITARIKLAQMRTLRKTLLAIMATQIQMPPAADEHVLEKPESQSRKRLYQRIPKTTGPPFDAKSMAPYNRGISPPEVWQE, translated from the coding sequence ATGTTAAATAATTTCTCAGAGCGGCATTTATACCGGATTCGTTGGATTTTGCTCGCCAGTTGGTTGCTGTTGATTCTCTGTTTGTTTAATGACACGGTCTCATTTTGGTTGACGCACCCGAGCAATCAATATAGTCCTTGGCGCATGGCTAGTGGTGATTGTGTGCCAATGCAGAATGGTTGCTTAGGGTCGCATCAGTATCATGTGGCAATGCCGATATTTTGGAACTATGTGGTGCCAGGTTCGATTTTGGTGCTGTTGGTATGTGGTCATGAGGTGTGGCGGCGGGTTTGTCCCTTAGCGTTTATTTCGCAGTTGCCCAGCGCGATCGGTTGGCAACGCCAAACCAAGTCATCCCCTGATAAAAAGTCATCCCGCGGTAAAATTGCCCCGCAGTCTTGGCTCGGACGGAATTATCTATACCTCCAATTTGCTTTGTTGTACGTTGGCCTCTGTGCCCGCTTGCTATTGATGAATGCGGAAGCGATCGCCCTGGGGATATGGCTGATCGGGACGATGATTGCGGCGTTGGTCGTGGGCTATCTGTATGTCGGCAAATCATGGTGCCAATATTTCTGTCCGATGGCTCCAGTGCAGAAGGTCTTTTCACAGCCAACGGGGATTTTTACCAGCAAGGCCCATACTGAATCCCCGCATCTCACCCCGCAATCAATGTGTCGCGTTGCTGAACCGACGGGTGTTGATATACCTGCTTGTGTTGGTTGTCAGCGGGTTTGCATGGATATTGATGCAGAGAAAAATTACTGGGAATCGATCAATCAGCCGGCTTATCGGTTGCTGTATTACGGCTATGTGGGCTTAGTGCTCGGATTTTTTACTTATTACTACTTGTATGCCGGTAACTGGGAATATTTCTTTTCGGGTATTTGGGCACGGCAGGTCGGTCAACTAGCAGAATTAACCCATCCTGGATTTTATCTTAACGATCACGCGATGCCACTGCCAAAGTGGATGGCTGTGCCGTTGTACCTTGCATTGTCGGTTGCATTAACCTATATGCTGGGCCTTGTATCGGAATGGTTGTATTTCCGATTGGCTCGTTATGTTAATCGCGCTTGGACAAAGACGCATCTGCGACATCACTTATACAGCGGTTGGACATTTGTTGCTTTCAATCTTTTTTTTGTGTTTGTTGGCAAGTCTTGGGGGCGGGGTTTACCGATTTGGGGGCAGCGATCGATCACCTTGGGCTTAGTTTTGATTAGCGTGATTTGGCTGTATCGCATGACTCGTCGTAGCCCAGAGCGCTATAGTCGGGAGCAGTTGACCCATCGATTTCTGCAGCAATTAGCCAAGCGGGATCTCGTATTGCCGCGATCGTGGCAACAGCGTTGTGTGGCGCAGCTAAGCCTACAAGAAATCCTGATTTTAATCCAGGCAATTCCGGGTTATAAAGCGGCTCAAGGGAAGGAAATTTATCAGCAAATGCTGGATGAGATTTTTGCGGAAATGGATGGGGCCATCACTGCCCGCATTAAGTTGGCCCAGATGCGGACGCTGCGGAAGACGCTATTGGCAATAATGGCAACACAGATTCAAATGCCACCAGCGGCCGATGAGCACGTGCTAGAGAAGCCGGAATCCCAGTCGAGAAAGCGTCTATACCAGCGCATACCAAAAACAACTGGTCCGCCCTTTGATGCCAAATCAATGGCGCCATACAATCGCGGGATTAGTCCCCCGGAAGTGTGGCAAGAATAG
- a CDS encoding GrpB family protein, translated as MRKVEVVPHDVRWRSLFEQETDRIAQALGKNFAAAHHIGSTAIPGIYAKPIIDLLIEVHEIVQVDRQAAAMVTLGYEAMGEFGIPDRRLFRKDNQAGIRTHHVHMFPNGSAQVTRHVDFRDYMIAHPEVAQQYSDLKRQLAQQHPTDIEAYMDGKHDFIQNIDRQIVANKMTSWVARLQ; from the coding sequence ATGCGTAAAGTTGAAGTTGTCCCCCATGATGTGCGATGGCGATCGCTATTTGAGCAGGAAACCGATCGGATTGCTCAGGCATTGGGTAAAAATTTTGCGGCGGCGCATCATATTGGGAGTACGGCGATTCCCGGGATTTATGCCAAACCGATTATCGATCTGTTGATCGAGGTGCATGAAATTGTGCAAGTCGATCGGCAAGCGGCGGCAATGGTGACATTAGGGTATGAAGCGATGGGGGAGTTTGGGATTCCCGATCGGCGCCTCTTTCGTAAGGATAATCAAGCCGGAATTAGGACACATCATGTTCATATGTTTCCGAACGGCTCAGCCCAAGTTACGCGCCATGTGGATTTCCGTGACTATATGATTGCGCATCCGGAAGTGGCCCAGCAGTATAGCGATCTCAAACGACAGTTAGCGCAGCAGCATCCGACGGATATCGAAGCCTATATGGATGGCAAGCATGATTTTATTCAAAACATCGATCGGCAAATTGTTGCAAACAAAATGACATCATGGGTTGCGCGGTTGCAATGA